In Parasteatoda tepidariorum isolate YZ-2023 chromosome 2, CAS_Ptep_4.0, whole genome shotgun sequence, one DNA window encodes the following:
- the LOC107457572 gene encoding uncharacterized protein, with protein sequence MPKKVQKAGNKKDNEKKKPSKLTKVLNKILQNPEVKNQADGTPLTIGLLNHLEIPVESDYPTNEDQEIIENDFLGAKNYPNDNVYPSLPSTSRELFHSDQKKSKESLPNVPHGHIPKHSPSTRIKQDCATKDKKRKSKKSKVLSNEIINSDSDDYTFKEIEEKIPSRPPVSTEQLNELQSHQPPNDSDSNNCEVEVKDQILSKPPASTEQLKELSFSNCPSQDSDESGQLTQKIQISEKDSIVVTKDPNSNSDQSSNVVTKSPNFDAGEGSEMVTVSTNSDSKTSSKEVTESPNLDSENNSEAVTEITNSDSKTNSKLIMESPNSDSNKSSQEVTKNLNSDFDKNSKIVTKKPHPDSQTFLITKENLPPDSQELLFPNCPSQDLDESEQLTQKIQISEKSSTGENLQLDSPENVPEEIYYDAPEDGATTTGQPSSLGIIEKFYQKGIEPHVLTVKSKWHNFSKKGPAPDPNKLICSDKRQYIKKKGKDGNLYYSAKFILDARGEVSYEIFGKRNLLIADCDNFIARIEIAPGEELDFTKSFKHNKATLIGRVTIVKVLEDELLVQRNEAYDLFKKILEARSEKISDFQDFAEDFLQISITLKTYHFYINRPHLLLQEIMKNQFISRELKCIIEQLLHFEMSLQKRNKLFPTCKCPTYFTLSDLFTTVQNIRKNSLKVHKQNLKNKCSTQNSYLICQILEIYKLPVEKLLRVTNDDIKLFTDLVTLTNEGSQTTASIIPLKFIDYLWSHFYCKLSTENCISLMDSGSLTHPIYFFLVKSLRDLIEDITSKSTTTAKELFKKVGRDYVITKNISWSLNCSANLSLENQYTLVYELMKHFEPGNYTHKKKFKYKFALLENVDDSWFLSALKNMVIKNRNDLFNMPEERLIWLYIVDAGIAPILQGESNERFRKLSLALLTGFLKFVQNARHLRYESFRIAAHNIVKFAAQILPYFKVTNTVSQELDHSILDKQIDFIDGILASDEGDVISNLFSNLMEVYIEYWELRESIIGKLPLRVPCVIFKGLMDEIILKMLEIVDNTLSKQVELQLIIQYFRLFNEFVKHFKGINFAWFISKNIYMEEMKECVKEIKKCIPLSKTEIITYEVSDTKKFRDILKENDKVVPKHFLIETVLELLKIINSSLNKAEWVDESRLKAAGDLFLAIGHTFAHFEDQTDYTDIELFKRDCTTPFKSVIDNSLTYSDFKTRLDNVENYYLYARKQNQIGIETALDLCAKEVQKARESGFKTSINQKVLEECFNRYSEKLILLQKLDISAIVEDLREQLKKVDVLPFDRWTPHFKQTILPVLLANLAGIWTILESKDVANIEKRIEPHCIQIICVLRLIGADYLHNGVPKHFAQVLTGQGKSIILGLLSSLIALTGHKANIVCYSSYLAVRDQNAFSAFFETFEPLIPNNNINYYTFDNMAEDVLTRKINGVKVSLRDVVNDLILNKLETKEIEKVENPADSVLLIDEADVFFSENIYGQTYNPCSTIGMPALREIQPKLWEIVESGIYDKNIVLERIREFINELLKDEKYEDFKNFISCTSALFEENLDKMVTTAITVSKEKNNPDSWFVQKYKIDYKGFICYRERLGSYSNKTYISYNNVFNYFRLKKSNYDDKNFQNFGYFFVIWGYISYADLPLAYKNILGVSGTLMDLNDHEKRAIEKYGIDTISAMSSFFGDRKLKFVPSEHLTIQDSVSNWHSKIFDHISKIVQDNRACLVFFDTDSEIREFENKYRNNINRLYTLIGNEEPETIEWRINEAGVAQTVTLASRAMGRGIDYKSNDRSVEDLGGIHAIQTFFSLDSKEETQIQGRVARKDNNGSYELILCREHLKEIGCNEKSDGTPIATYQELCDARLVKANAKGATIAAKIQESEKEHNLTMAFLKSLTKYTPEEREMYFSKYPFVLPE encoded by the coding sequence ATGCCTAAAAAAGTTCAGAAAGCTGGCAAcaaaaaagataatgaaaagaaaaagccTTCAAAGTTAACAAaagtacttaataaaatattacaaaatccAGAAGTTAAAAACCAGGCTGACGGCACTCCATTGACAATCGGTCTGCTCAACCACTTAGAGATACCGGTTGAATCGGATTATCCTACAAATGAGGATcaagaaataatagaaaatgattTCTTAGGTGCGAAAAATTACCCAAATGATAATGTATATCCATCTCTCCCTTCTACTTCTCGGGAACTCTTCCATTCTGATCAAAAGAAGTCAAAAGAATCTCTCCCAAATGTGCCTCATGGGCACATCCCCAAGCACTCGCCAAGCACTCGCATTAAACAGGACTGCGCAACTAAagataaaaaacgaaaatcgaaaaaatcAAAGGTTTTGAGCAATGAAATCATCAATAGCGATTCTGATGACtatacatttaaagaaatcGAGGAAAAAATACCATCTAGGCCTCCCGTCTCCACTGAACAGCTGAACGAGTTGCAATCCCACCAGCCCCCAAACGATAGCGATTCCAATAATTGCGAAGTTGAAGTAAAAGACCAAATACTTTCGAAGCCTCCAGCCTCTACTGagcaattaaaagaattatcgTTTTCGAATTGTCCATCACAAGATTCGGATGAAAGTGGACAACTGACTCAGAAGATTCAGATATCCGAGAAGGACTCTATTGTGGTAACAAAAGACCCGAATTCTAACTCCGATCAAAGTTCTAATGTAGTAACAAAAAGTCCGAACTTTGATGCCGGTGAAGGTTCTGAAATGGTTACGGTAAGCACGAATTCCGATTCCAAAACAAGTTCGAAAGAAGTGACAGAAAGTCCGAATTTGGATTCCGAAAATAATTCAGAAGCGGTAACGGAAATAACGAATTCcgattcaaaaacaaattctaaacTGATAATGGAAAGCCCGAATTCCGATTCCAACAAAAGTTCTCAAGAGGTAACGAAAAATCTGAATTCtgatttcgataaaaattctaaaattgtaacaaaaaaaccGCATCCCGATTCCCAGACATTCTTAATTACTAAAGAAAATTTACCACCGGATTCTCAAGAGTTATTGTTTCCGAATTGCCCATCACAAGATTTGGATGAAAGTGAACAACTGACTCAGAAGATTCAGATATCCGAGAAAAGTTCTACTGGAGAAAATTTACAGCTGGATTCTCCAGAAAATGTCCCTGAAGAAATATATTACGATGCTCCTGAAGATGGGGCAACGACAACGGGCCAACCTTCATCGCTgggtataattgaaaaattttaccaaaaaggAATCGAACCTCATGTATTAACTGTAAAATCGAAGTGGCACAATTTCTCTAAGAAAGGCCCGGCTCCTGATCCTAATAAATTGATTTGTTCTGATAAGAGACAGtacattaagaaaaaaggtAAAGATGGAAATCTTTATTACTCTGCCAAATTCATATTAGATGCCAGAGGTGAAGTGTCTTATGAAATTTtcggaaaaagaaatttattaatagctgattgtgataattttatcgCTAGAATTGAAATAGCCCCAGGTGAAGAATTGGATTTCACTAAATCTTTTAAGCACAATAAAGCAACGCTTATAGGGAGGGTTACAATTGTTAAAGTCCTAGAAGATGAACTTTTGGTTCAAAGAAACGAAGCTTACgacctgtttaaaaaaattttagaagccaggagtgaaaaaatatcagattttcagGATTTCGCTGAGGATTTCCTACAGATATCTATTACGTTAAAAAcctatcatttttatattaatagaccGCATCTTCTGCTacaagaaataatgaaaaaccaGTTTATTTCCCGTGAATTGAAATGCATAATTGAGCAGCTCTTACATTTCGAAATGAGCttgcaaaaaagaaacaaattattccCAACTTGCAAGTGTCCAACTTATTTCACACTTTCTGACTTATTTACAACTGTGCAAAACATACGCAAAAATAGTCTTAAAGTTCATaaacagaatttgaaaaataaatgctctACTCAGAATTCCTACCTTATTTGTCAAATTCTTGAAATATACAAACTTCCCGTTGAAAAACTGTTACGCGTCACTAATGACGATATCAAATTATTCACAGATTTGGTGACCTTAACGAATGAGGGAAGTCAAACAACAGCTTCAATTATTCCATTGAAGTTTATCGATTATTTATGGAGTCACTTTTATTGCAAACTATCAACAGAAAACTGCATATCACTAATGGACTCAGGCTCTTTAACGCATCCTATCTACTTCTTTTTGGTGAAAAGCTTGAGAGATTTAATTGAAGACATTACGAGCAAGTCGACAACAACTGCTAAAGAGCTCTTTAAAAAAGTGGGTAGAGattatgtaataacaaaaaacatatCTTGGTCTTTAAACTGCTCTGCTAATCTCTCTCTTGAAAATCAATACACTTTGGTTTATGAGctaatgaaacattttgaacCTGGCAACTAcacacacaagaaaaaattcaagtacAAATTTGCCTTGTTGGAAAACGTTGATGATTCATGGTTCTtgtctgctttaaaaaatatggttattaaaaacagaaatgacTTGTTTAATATGCCCGAAGAGCGACTTATTTGGTTGTATATTGTTGATGCCGGAATAGCTCCCATTCTACAGGGTGAATCAAACGAACGTTTTAGAAAACTATCTTTGGCATTGCTaacaggatttttaaaattcgtccAAAACGCAAGACATCTTCGATATGAATCCTTCCGCATAGCAGCTCACAATATCGTAAAATTTGCCGCCCAGATATTACCATACTTTAAAGTAACAAATACTGTATCCCAAGAGCTCGACCACAGTATTTTGGACAAACAAATAGACTTTATAGACGGTATTCTTGCTTCTGATGAAGGTGATGTCATTTCTAAcctcttttcaaatttaatggaaGTATACATCGAATACTGGGAGCTTAGAGAATCTATCATCGGAAAACTGCCTCTACGAGTACCATGTGTTATATTCAAAGGCTTAATGGACGAAATAATACTGAAAATGTTAGAAATAGTAGACAATACCCTGTCCAAACAAGTGGAACTACAACTGATTATTCAGTATTTTAGATTGTTTAATGAGTTTGTAAAGCACTTCAAGGGAATAAATTTCGCTtggtttatttcaaaaaatatttacatggaagaaatgaaagaatgcgtcaaagaaataaagaaatgtattcCTTTGTCTAAGACTGAAATAATTACGTATGAAGTATCAGATACGAAAAAATTTCgtgatattttgaaagaaaatgacaAGGTAGTGCCGAAGCACTTTTTGATTGAAACAGTCTTGgaacttctaaaaataataaattcgtcTTTAAATAAAGCCGAATGGGTTGATGAATCTCGCCTGAAAGCTGCAGGAGATTTATTCTTAGCTATCGGACATACTTTTGCTCATTTCGAAGATCAAACAGACTACACAGACATTGAGCTCTTTAAGCGGGACTGCACAACGCCATTTAAAAGCGTTATAGATAATAGCCTTACGTATTCCGACTTTAAAACTAGACTGGATAATGTAGAAAACTATTATCTTTATGCTAGAAAACAGAATCAAATTGGAATTGAAACAGCTTTAGATCTCTGTGCGAAAGAAGTACAAAAAGCTCGAGAAAGTGGTTTCAAAACGAGCATCAACCAAAAAGTCTTAGAAGAATGTTTCAACAGGTATTCAGAAAAACTAATACTGCTGCAAAAGCTAGACATATCTGCCATTGTAGAAGATCTAAGGGAGCAGTTGAAGAAAGTGGATGTTTTGCCTTTTGATCGATGGACTCCTCACTTCAAGCAGACAATTTTACCTGTTTTGCTTGCTAACTTAGCTGGTATATGGACGATCCTGGAATCAAAAGATGTAGCAAATATCGAAAAAAGAATTGAACCTCATTGCATTCAAATTATATGCGTTCTCAGACTGATTGGTGCTGATTATTTGCACAATGGTGTCCCTAAACATTTTGCTCAAGTTTTGACTGGTCAAGGAAAGTCTATTATTTTGGGTTTACTTTCTTCCCTGATTGCTTTGACAGGTCACAAAGCAAATATAGTTTGTTACAGCAGCTATTTAGCCGTACGTGATCAAAATGCTTTCAGTGCATTTTTCGAAACATTTGAGCCTTTAATTCCTAACAATAATATCAATTATTACACATTTGATAACATGGCTGAGGATGTATTAACTCGTAAAATTAATGGGGTGAAGGTATCTTTGAGAGACGTTGTCAATGatctaattttgaataaattggagacgaaagaaattgaaaaggtTGAGAACCCTGCCGATTCTGTTTTGTTGATTGATGAGGCTGATGTTTTCTTTTCCGAAAATATTTACGGCCAAACTTATAACCCCTGCTCCACGATAGGTATGCCCGCTTTACGAGAAATTCAACCGAAGTTGTGGGAAATAGTTGAAAGCGGTATTTATgacaaaaacattgttttagagAGAATAAGGGAGTTCATCAATGAACTGttgaaagatgaaaaatatgaagatttcaaaaacttcatATCTTGTACGAGTGCTTTATTCGAAGAGAATTTAGACAAAATGGTCACAACAGCAATTACTGTTTCCAAAGAGAAAAACAATCCTGACTCCTGGTTCGTACAAAAGTACAAGATTGATTATAAAGGATTCATTTGCTACAGAGAGCGCCTTGGATCCTACAGTAACAAAACATATATCAGTTATAATAacgtgtttaattattttaggctAAAGAAAAGCAACTATGatgataaaaactttcaaaatttcggATATTTTTTCGTCATTTGGGGATATATATCTTATGCTGACTTGCCATTagcgtataaaaatattttaggagtGAGTGGCACCTTGATGGACCTGAATGACCATGAAAAACGCGCCatagaaaagtatggaatagaCACCATATCCGCCATGTCATCCTTTTTCGGGGATCGCAAACTGAAATTCGTTCCAAGTGAACATTTGACTATACAAGATTCAGTTAGCAATTGGCATTCTAAAATCTTTGATCACATTTCGAAGATTGTGCAAGACAATCGCGCTTGTCTCGTCTTCTTCGATACCGACAGTGAAATAAGAGAATTTGAGAATAAATACCGAAATAATATTAACCGTCTCTACACCCTGATTGGAAATGAAGAGCCAGAAACGATAGAATGGCGAATCAATGAAGCTGGTGTGGCACAAACAGTGACTCTAGCCTCCAGAGCTATGGGTCGCGGAATCGATTACAAATCGAACGATCGTAGTGTAGAAGATCTTGGTGGCATTCATGCCATCCAGACGTTCTTCTCTTTGGACAGTAAGGAAGAGACACAAATTCAAGGCCGGGTGGCACGTAAAGACAACAATGGAAGTTACGAGCTTATCCTTTGCAGggaacatttaaaagaaatagggTGCAATGAGAAATCCGATGGGACACCCATTGCTACTTATCAGGAGCTTTGTGATGCTAGACTTGTGAAGGCTAATGCGAAAGGAGCCACCATTGCTGCAAAAATTCAAGAATCTGAAAAAGAGCATAATTTAACAATGGCTTTTTTGAAATCCCTCACTAAATATACGCCTGAGGAACGAGAAATGTACTTTTCTAAGTATCCATTTGTATTGCCAGAataa